One stretch of Gavia stellata isolate bGavSte3 chromosome 25, bGavSte3.hap2, whole genome shotgun sequence DNA includes these proteins:
- the LOC132319214 gene encoding argininosuccinate lyase-like, whose translation MAFGDKVWGGRLSGSRDAIMEMLNASITFDGRLSEVDIQGSMAYAKALEKAGILSKPELEKILSGLEKISEEWSKGVFVVKQTDEDIHTANERRLKELIGDVAGKLHTGRSRNDQVVTDLRMFMRNSLSVISTHLLQLIKTLVERAATEIDVILPGYTHLQKAQPIRWSQFLLSCLVTDYGLCFSLQMPFRQAHIASGKVVHLAESKGTTINNLSLDDMKTISPLFGNDVSQVFNIVNSVEQYRAMGGTAKNSVNAQIEQLRELLKKLKEQA comes from the exons ATGGCCTTT GGAGATAAAGTTTGGGGAGGAAGATTAAGTGGAAGCAGAGATGCCATCATGGAGATGCTCAACGCTTCCATTACATTTGATGGGAGGCTGTCTGAAGTTGATATCCAGGGGAGCATGGCTTATGCCAAAGCCTTAGAGAAGGCTGGGATCCTATCTAAACCTGAGCTGGAGAAGATCCTCAGTGGCCTGGAAAAG ATCTCCGAGGAATGGTCTAAAGGAGTCTTTGTGGTGAAACAAACCGATGAGGACATCCACACTGCCAACGAACGCAGACTAAAG GAGCTGATCGGAGACGTAGCTGGAAAACTGCACACTGGAAGAAGCAGGAATGATCAG GTTGTGACTGACTTGAGGATGTTCATGAGGAATTCCCTCTCTGTCATCTCGACTCACCTCCTGCAGCTCATTAAGACCCTGGTGGAACGTGCTGCCAC AGAAATTGATGTCATCTTGCCTGGCTACACCCACCTGCAGAAAGCTCAGCCCATCAGATGGAGCCAGTTCTTGCTCAG TTGCCTGGTCACTGACTATGGTCTCTGCTTCTCACTGCAGATGCCATTCAGACAAGCCCACATTGCCTCTGGGAAGGTCGTCCACCTTGCCGAGTCTAAAGGCACGACCATCAACAATCTCAGCCTGGATGACATGAAGACCATCAG CCCCCTGTTTGGCAACGACGTCTCCCAGGTCTTCAACATTGTCAACAGCGTGGAGCAGTACAGGGCCATGGGCGGTACCGCCAAGAACAGCGTGAATGCCCAGATcgagcagctgagggagctgctgAAGAAGCTGAAGGAACAAGCTTAG
- the LOC132319157 gene encoding argininosuccinate lyase isoform X2, giving the protein MAAEGDKMMAGRFVGSRDPVMEMFSASITYDRRLSEVDIQGSMAYAKALEKTGILPKPELEKILSGLEKISEEWSKGVFVVKQTDEDIHTANERRLKELIGDVAGKLHTGRSRNDQVVTDLRMFMRNSLSVISTHLLQLIKTLVERAATEIDVILPGYTHLQKAQPIRWSQFLLSHAVALTRDSERLGEVKRRNNVLPLGSGALAGNPLEIDRELLRSDLGFASISLNSMDAVSERDFVVEFFSFATLLMIHLSKMAEDLIIYSTSEFGFLTLSDTYCTGCSLMPQKKNPDSLELIRSKAGRVFGRLAAILMVLKGLPSTYNKDLQEDKEAVFDVVDTLNIVLQVATGVISTLQINKENMEKDLSPEMLSSDLALYLVRKGMPFRQAHIASGKVVHLAESKGTTINNLSLDDMKTISPLFGNDVSQVFNIVNSVEQYRAMGGTAKNSVNAQIEQLRELLKKLKEQA; this is encoded by the exons ATGGCAGCCGAG GGGGATAAAATGATGGCAGGAAGGTTTGTCGGAAGTAGAGATCCAGTCATGGAGATGTTCAGCGCTTCCATTACATATGATCGGAGGCTGTCTGAAGTTGATATCCAGGGGAGCATGGCTTATGCCAAAGCCCTGGAGAAGACTGGGATCCTACCTAAACCTGAGCTGGAGAAGATCCTGAGTGGCCTGGAAAAG ATCTCCGAGGAATGGTCTAAAGGAGTCTTTGTGGTGAAACAAACCGATGAGGACATCCACACTGCCAACGAACGCAGACTAAAG GAGCTGATCGGAGACGTAGCTGGAAAATTGCACACTGGAAGAAGCAGGAATGATCAG GTTGTGACTGACTTGAGGATGTTCATGAGGAATTCCCTCTCTGTCATCTCGACTCACCTCCTGCAGCTCATTAAGACCCTGGTGGAACGTGCTGCCAC AGAAATTGATGTCATCTTGCCTGGCTACACCCACCTGCAGAAAGCTCAGCCCATCAGATGGAGCCAGTTCTTGCTCAG CCATGCTGTTGCTCTGACCCGTGATTCTGAGCGCCTGGGAGAGGTGAAGAGGAGGAACAACGTCTTGCCTTTGGGAAG CGGTGCTCTGGCTGGCAACCCACTGGAAATTGATAGAGAGCTTCTGCGTAGTG ACCTGGGCTTTGCTTCCATCAGCCTGAACAGCATGGATGCCGTGAGCGAGAGAGACTTTGTGG tgGAATTCTTCTCTTTTGCCACCCTGCTGATGATCCACCTTAGCAAGATGGCTGAAGATCTCATCATCTACAGTACCAGCGAGTTTGGCTTTCTAACCCTCTCTGATACCTACTG CACTGGCTGCAGCCTGATGCCTCAGAAGAAGAACCCCGACAGTCTGGAACTGATCCGCAGCAAAGCTGGACGAGTGTTCGGACGG tTGGCTGCTATTCTCATGGTTCTCAAAGGACTTCCCAGCACCTACAACAAGGATCTGCAG GAGGACAAGGAGGCCGTCTTTGATGTTGTGGACACCCTGAACATTGTGCTCCAGGTTGCCACTGGAGTGATTTCTACCCTCCAG ATCAACAAGGAGAACATGGAGAAGGATCTGAGCCCTGAGATGCTGTCATCTGATCTGGCTCTCTACTTGGTTCGTAAAGGA ATGCCATTCAGACAAGCCCACATTGCCTCTGGGAAGGTCGTCCACCTTGCCGAGTCTAAAGGCACAACCATCAACAATCTCAGCCTGGATGACATGAAGACCATCAG CCCCCTGTTTGGCAACGACGTCTCCCAGGTCTTCAACATTGTCAACAGCGTGGAGCAGTACAGGGCCATGGGCGGTACCGCCAAGAACAGCGTGAATGCCCAGATcgagcagctgagggagctgctgAAGAAGCTGAAGGAACAAGCTTAG
- the LOC132319157 gene encoding argininosuccinate lyase isoform X1, whose translation MAAEVRGDKMMAGRFVGSRDPVMEMFSASITYDRRLSEVDIQGSMAYAKALEKTGILPKPELEKILSGLEKISEEWSKGVFVVKQTDEDIHTANERRLKELIGDVAGKLHTGRSRNDQVVTDLRMFMRNSLSVISTHLLQLIKTLVERAATEIDVILPGYTHLQKAQPIRWSQFLLSHAVALTRDSERLGEVKRRNNVLPLGSGALAGNPLEIDRELLRSDLGFASISLNSMDAVSERDFVVEFFSFATLLMIHLSKMAEDLIIYSTSEFGFLTLSDTYCTGCSLMPQKKNPDSLELIRSKAGRVFGRLAAILMVLKGLPSTYNKDLQEDKEAVFDVVDTLNIVLQVATGVISTLQINKENMEKDLSPEMLSSDLALYLVRKGMPFRQAHIASGKVVHLAESKGTTINNLSLDDMKTISPLFGNDVSQVFNIVNSVEQYRAMGGTAKNSVNAQIEQLRELLKKLKEQA comes from the exons ATGGCAGCCGAGGTGAGG GGGGATAAAATGATGGCAGGAAGGTTTGTCGGAAGTAGAGATCCAGTCATGGAGATGTTCAGCGCTTCCATTACATATGATCGGAGGCTGTCTGAAGTTGATATCCAGGGGAGCATGGCTTATGCCAAAGCCCTGGAGAAGACTGGGATCCTACCTAAACCTGAGCTGGAGAAGATCCTGAGTGGCCTGGAAAAG ATCTCCGAGGAATGGTCTAAAGGAGTCTTTGTGGTGAAACAAACCGATGAGGACATCCACACTGCCAACGAACGCAGACTAAAG GAGCTGATCGGAGACGTAGCTGGAAAATTGCACACTGGAAGAAGCAGGAATGATCAG GTTGTGACTGACTTGAGGATGTTCATGAGGAATTCCCTCTCTGTCATCTCGACTCACCTCCTGCAGCTCATTAAGACCCTGGTGGAACGTGCTGCCAC AGAAATTGATGTCATCTTGCCTGGCTACACCCACCTGCAGAAAGCTCAGCCCATCAGATGGAGCCAGTTCTTGCTCAG CCATGCTGTTGCTCTGACCCGTGATTCTGAGCGCCTGGGAGAGGTGAAGAGGAGGAACAACGTCTTGCCTTTGGGAAG CGGTGCTCTGGCTGGCAACCCACTGGAAATTGATAGAGAGCTTCTGCGTAGTG ACCTGGGCTTTGCTTCCATCAGCCTGAACAGCATGGATGCCGTGAGCGAGAGAGACTTTGTGG tgGAATTCTTCTCTTTTGCCACCCTGCTGATGATCCACCTTAGCAAGATGGCTGAAGATCTCATCATCTACAGTACCAGCGAGTTTGGCTTTCTAACCCTCTCTGATACCTACTG CACTGGCTGCAGCCTGATGCCTCAGAAGAAGAACCCCGACAGTCTGGAACTGATCCGCAGCAAAGCTGGACGAGTGTTCGGACGG tTGGCTGCTATTCTCATGGTTCTCAAAGGACTTCCCAGCACCTACAACAAGGATCTGCAG GAGGACAAGGAGGCCGTCTTTGATGTTGTGGACACCCTGAACATTGTGCTCCAGGTTGCCACTGGAGTGATTTCTACCCTCCAG ATCAACAAGGAGAACATGGAGAAGGATCTGAGCCCTGAGATGCTGTCATCTGATCTGGCTCTCTACTTGGTTCGTAAAGGA ATGCCATTCAGACAAGCCCACATTGCCTCTGGGAAGGTCGTCCACCTTGCCGAGTCTAAAGGCACAACCATCAACAATCTCAGCCTGGATGACATGAAGACCATCAG CCCCCTGTTTGGCAACGACGTCTCCCAGGTCTTCAACATTGTCAACAGCGTGGAGCAGTACAGGGCCATGGGCGGTACCGCCAAGAACAGCGTGAATGCCCAGATcgagcagctgagggagctgctgAAGAAGCTGAAGGAACAAGCTTAG